From the genome of Bradyrhizobium elkanii USDA 76, one region includes:
- a CDS encoding ArsR/SmtB family transcription factor: MHAFDILGDPVRRRILELLATGEHSSGDVVAVVQREFGITQSAVSQQLRILRDAGFASVRAEGTRRIYAVEPARLREVDDWLDRFRAFWLPRLDAIATEVARGKRKRRHQE, translated from the coding sequence ATGCACGCCTTCGACATCCTCGGCGATCCTGTCCGCCGGCGCATCCTGGAGCTATTGGCGACCGGCGAGCACAGTTCGGGCGACGTCGTTGCCGTCGTGCAGCGCGAGTTCGGCATCACCCAGTCGGCGGTCTCGCAGCAATTGCGGATCCTGCGGGACGCCGGTTTCGCGTCGGTGCGCGCCGAGGGTACGCGCCGCATCTACGCGGTCGAGCCGGCGCGGCTGCGAGAGGTCGACGACTGGCTCGACCGGTTCCGGGCGTTCTGGCTGCCGCGCCTGGACGCGATCGCGACCGAAGTCGCGCGGGGCAAACGAAAACGGCGCCATCAGGAATGA
- a CDS encoding SRPBCC family protein: MKIDPVAYVGAVVREVAFRERDGKPARAVIATRSYDTDIADLWDVLTNPERIPRWFLPISGDLRLGGRYQFQGHAGGEITTCEPPRRLAVTWESMGTVSWVTVTLAENGPDATRLELEHLSVIEGDFWDRYGAGAVGVGWDLALLGLALYLAMPPGGEFDRAAASAWPATDDGKEFIRRASEDWCRASIAAGTEEAAARRSAANTTAAYCGEPEPGSGG; the protein is encoded by the coding sequence ATGAAGATCGATCCGGTCGCCTATGTCGGAGCCGTCGTTCGCGAAGTCGCCTTCCGGGAACGCGACGGCAAGCCGGCGCGGGCGGTGATCGCGACCCGCAGCTACGACACCGACATCGCCGATCTCTGGGATGTGCTGACCAACCCCGAACGCATTCCGCGCTGGTTCCTGCCGATCTCGGGCGACCTGAGGCTTGGCGGCCGCTATCAGTTCCAGGGCCACGCGGGCGGCGAGATCACGACGTGTGAGCCGCCGCGCCGGCTTGCCGTCACGTGGGAGTCCATGGGCACGGTCAGCTGGGTTACCGTGACGTTGGCCGAGAATGGCCCAGACGCCACGCGCCTGGAATTGGAACACCTCTCGGTGATCGAGGGCGACTTCTGGGACCGCTACGGGGCCGGTGCGGTCGGCGTCGGCTGGGATCTCGCGCTGCTCGGGCTCGCGCTCTATCTGGCCATGCCGCCCGGCGGGGAATTCGACCGCGCCGCCGCGTCGGCGTGGCCGGCCACCGACGACGGCAAGGAATTCATCCGCCGCGCCAGCGAGGACTGGTGCAGGGCCTCGATCGCGGCGGGCACCGAGGAGGCAGCGGCGCGCAGATCGGCCGCAAATACCACGGCGGCCTATTGCGGCGAGCCGGAGCCGGGGAGCGGAGGCTAA